A genomic stretch from Aliidongia dinghuensis includes:
- a CDS encoding NAD(P)/FAD-dependent oxidoreductase: MAPVLDQASPPQGLWAATGLAARPAEAARSDISTEVAIIGGGFCGLSAALHLAERGIEATVLEAEAAGWGASGRNGGQVIAGLKLDPREMVAKFGREQGQALHRFGAATADLVFSIVERFQIRCEAHRDGWIQAARSEPVLAAIQARAADLAHQGEAVELIGAEQIADLTGTRFFAGGMLDRRSGTVQPLSYARGLAAGAVATGARLVHGCRVTGLAREGGRWRLETSGPKANGPTVRARHVLIATNAYLGDLYPVLKTAMIVVESIQIATEPLSAALDRAVLPSRLPVSDLMDLGVYFRRDDAGRFVIGGSGSLTGRTSPALFTALARSAGVLYPALRPEHFTSRWGGKLTLTPDHLPRLVSPEPGLHVAYGCNGRGVALMTMMGKLAAARIAGDVSDDLPIATLPPARYPLHTLRLPVMMAVRRVRRLRRTFARG, translated from the coding sequence ATGGCGCCCGTGCTGGACCAAGCATCGCCGCCCCAGGGCCTGTGGGCCGCGACCGGCCTTGCGGCCCGTCCGGCCGAAGCGGCGCGCTCGGACATCTCGACCGAGGTCGCCATCATCGGCGGCGGCTTCTGCGGGCTCTCGGCCGCCCTTCACCTTGCGGAACGCGGCATCGAGGCGACGGTCCTCGAAGCCGAGGCGGCGGGCTGGGGTGCGTCGGGCCGAAACGGCGGCCAGGTCATTGCCGGCCTGAAGCTTGATCCGCGGGAGATGGTCGCGAAGTTCGGGCGGGAGCAGGGCCAAGCGCTGCACCGCTTCGGCGCCGCCACCGCCGACCTTGTGTTCTCAATCGTCGAGCGGTTCCAGATCCGCTGCGAGGCTCATCGCGACGGCTGGATTCAGGCGGCCCGCTCTGAGCCCGTGCTGGCGGCGATCCAGGCGCGCGCCGCCGACCTTGCGCACCAAGGCGAGGCGGTCGAGCTCATCGGGGCCGAACAAATCGCCGATCTGACCGGGACGCGTTTCTTCGCCGGCGGCATGCTCGACCGTCGGTCCGGCACCGTGCAGCCGCTGAGCTACGCCCGCGGCCTCGCCGCCGGCGCCGTCGCCACGGGCGCGCGCCTCGTGCACGGCTGCCGGGTCACGGGCCTCGCGCGCGAAGGCGGTCGCTGGCGGCTGGAGACCAGCGGCCCGAAAGCCAATGGCCCCACGGTGCGCGCCCGCCACGTGCTGATCGCGACCAACGCCTACCTGGGCGACCTCTATCCCGTGCTCAAAACCGCAATGATTGTGGTCGAGAGCATCCAGATCGCGACCGAGCCGCTCTCCGCCGCACTCGACCGGGCAGTTCTGCCGAGCCGCCTGCCGGTGTCTGACCTCATGGATCTTGGCGTCTATTTTCGCCGCGATGACGCAGGCCGCTTCGTGATCGGCGGCAGCGGCAGCCTGACCGGCCGGACTTCGCCCGCGCTTTTCACCGCCCTTGCCCGCTCAGCCGGCGTGCTTTATCCGGCGCTCCGGCCCGAGCATTTCACCAGCCGCTGGGGCGGCAAACTGACGCTGACACCCGACCATCTGCCGCGCCTTGTCTCGCCCGAGCCCGGCCTCCATGTCGCCTACGGCTGCAACGGGCGCGGCGTGGCACTCATGACCATGATGGGCAAGCTCGCAGCCGCACGAATCGCCGGCGATGTTTCAGACGACCTGCCGATCGCGACCCTGCCGCCGGCCCGCTACCCGCTCCACACTCTGCGCCTGCCCGTGATGATGGCCGTGCGGCGTGTCCGACGCCTGCGCCGCACCTTCGCCCGCGGCTAG
- a CDS encoding aspartate aminotransferase family protein → MDLPNSLHARDIAHVLHPYTNLSLHRTEGPLIIERGDGIHVVDDQGNRYIEAMSGLFCASLGFSEQRLVEAAVRQMSALPFYHSFGHKSNQPVVELAERLLAMAPVPMSKVFFANSGSEANDTAVKLVWYYHNAIGKPDKKKIISRIKAYHGVTVATASLTGLPNNHRDFDLPIARILHTDCPGYYRFGRPGESEEEFATRCAQSLEDLILREGPDTVGAFIAEPVMVSGGCIVPPATYFAKVQAVLKKYDVLLIADEVICGFGRTGNMFGSETFGLEPDMMTMAKQLSAAYQPISALMVNARIFEAMVAESEKIGTFGHGFTYSGHPVAAAVALETLKIYEERDILGHVRAIAPRFQAALRRLGEHPLVGEARGVGLVGTLELVQDKQTRENFPPAMAVAAQAGKLAQAHGVITRGMGDNFNLCPPLIITERELDDLMVRVERTLDDTARWLDASAHR, encoded by the coding sequence ATGGACCTGCCGAACTCGCTTCACGCCCGCGACATCGCGCACGTGCTGCATCCCTATACCAATCTCAGCCTGCATCGGACCGAAGGGCCGCTCATCATCGAGCGCGGCGACGGCATCCATGTCGTAGACGACCAGGGCAACCGCTACATCGAGGCGATGAGCGGCCTGTTTTGCGCCTCGCTGGGCTTTAGCGAGCAGCGCCTCGTCGAGGCAGCGGTCCGGCAGATGAGCGCACTGCCGTTCTACCATTCGTTCGGGCACAAATCGAACCAGCCGGTCGTCGAGTTGGCCGAACGGCTGCTCGCAATGGCGCCGGTGCCGATGTCCAAGGTGTTCTTCGCCAATTCCGGCTCGGAGGCGAACGACACGGCGGTCAAGCTCGTCTGGTACTATCACAACGCCATCGGCAAGCCCGACAAGAAGAAGATCATCTCGCGCATCAAGGCCTATCACGGCGTCACGGTCGCAACCGCGAGCCTGACGGGCCTTCCGAACAATCATCGCGACTTCGACCTGCCGATCGCGCGCATCCTGCACACGGACTGCCCCGGCTATTATCGATTTGGCCGGCCGGGCGAGAGCGAAGAGGAGTTCGCGACCCGCTGCGCCCAGTCGCTGGAGGATCTCATCCTGCGCGAAGGGCCGGACACGGTCGGTGCCTTCATCGCCGAGCCGGTGATGGTGTCCGGCGGCTGCATCGTGCCACCGGCAACGTATTTCGCGAAGGTCCAGGCCGTCCTGAAGAAATACGACGTGCTGCTGATCGCCGACGAGGTCATCTGCGGCTTCGGCCGGACCGGCAACATGTTCGGCAGCGAGACCTTCGGGCTCGAGCCCGACATGATGACGATGGCGAAGCAGCTCTCGGCCGCCTATCAGCCGATCTCGGCGCTCATGGTCAACGCCAGGATCTTCGAGGCGATGGTGGCGGAAAGCGAGAAGATCGGCACGTTCGGCCACGGCTTCACCTATAGCGGCCACCCGGTCGCCGCGGCGGTGGCACTCGAGACGCTCAAGATCTATGAGGAGCGCGACATCCTCGGCCATGTGCGCGCCATAGCGCCTCGCTTCCAGGCGGCGCTCCGGCGGCTCGGCGAACATCCACTGGTCGGCGAGGCACGCGGCGTCGGGCTCGTCGGCACGCTCGAGCTGGTGCAGGACAAGCAGACCCGCGAGAATTTCCCGCCAGCCATGGCGGTCGCAGCCCAAGCCGGCAAGCTCGCCCAAGCCCACGGCGTCATCACCCGTGGCATGGGCGACAATTTCAATCTTTGTCCGCCGCTCATCATCACCGAGCGGGAACTCGACGACCTGATGGTCCGTGTCGAGCGGACGCTTGACGATACAGCCCGTTGGCTCGACGCCAGCGCGCACCGGTAA
- a CDS encoding NAD(P)/FAD-dependent oxidoreductase: MDYIDSYYARTLEERSDYPILSSGLDVETLVVGGGLAGTATALDLAERGRNVALVEANRIGWGASGRNGGFASEGFPQGYMALVKRVGRERAREIHQVARMGLKLVRDRIDAYGIACGPLQQGALRCNIAGHGDDLLTFRDFMAGTFDTVMEYWPRARVEDALSTTRYADALFVPSTIAVHPLNLNLGLARACTERGGKVFQETPALSIDRRGDRVVVRTPGGRITANQLVLTCGGYIDGLHGPLSRATIPIATFVMATEPLGDRLARAIRVPYAIFDNQVGVNYYRPLADGRVLWGGRVLAWEPPVDRIAALLKHDIASFYPDLADARVEVAWGGAMPMTRHKLPVIGRTAPNVWYATGFGGLGVTLTSAFGRLIGQAIAEGDETWRLFEAFGLPFAGGKLGRIPAQLVYWSHKLRARLGPAGAH, from the coding sequence ATGGATTACATCGACAGCTACTATGCACGAACGCTCGAGGAGCGATCGGACTACCCGATCCTCTCGAGCGGCCTCGACGTCGAAACCCTGGTGGTCGGCGGCGGTCTTGCCGGGACCGCCACGGCTCTCGACCTGGCGGAGCGCGGTCGCAACGTCGCGCTCGTCGAGGCCAACCGGATCGGCTGGGGCGCTTCCGGCCGCAACGGCGGCTTCGCCTCGGAGGGCTTCCCTCAGGGCTACATGGCGCTGGTCAAACGCGTCGGCCGCGAACGGGCACGTGAGATCCATCAGGTCGCACGCATGGGCCTCAAGCTGGTACGCGACCGCATCGACGCCTATGGGATCGCCTGCGGGCCACTCCAGCAGGGCGCCCTCCGCTGCAACATCGCGGGGCATGGCGACGACCTTCTCACCTTCCGCGACTTCATGGCCGGCACATTTGACACCGTCATGGAGTACTGGCCGCGAGCGCGCGTGGAAGACGCGCTATCAACGACCCGCTACGCCGACGCGCTTTTCGTGCCGAGCACGATTGCCGTTCATCCGCTCAATCTCAACCTGGGCCTGGCCCGCGCCTGTACCGAACGCGGCGGCAAGGTCTTCCAGGAAACGCCGGCGCTGTCGATAGACCGGCGTGGCGATCGCGTGGTCGTGCGCACGCCCGGTGGCCGCATCACTGCCAATCAGCTGGTTCTGACCTGCGGCGGCTACATCGATGGGCTGCACGGTCCGCTGTCCCGCGCGACCATCCCGATCGCGACCTTCGTAATGGCGACGGAACCGCTCGGCGATCGGCTGGCACGGGCCATCCGCGTGCCCTACGCGATCTTCGACAATCAGGTCGGTGTCAACTACTACCGCCCGCTTGCCGACGGGCGCGTGCTCTGGGGCGGGCGGGTGCTCGCCTGGGAACCGCCGGTCGACCGTATCGCCGCCTTGCTGAAGCATGACATTGCCAGCTTCTATCCGGACCTGGCCGACGCACGGGTCGAGGTCGCCTGGGGCGGCGCCATGCCGATGACCCGTCATAAGCTCCCCGTCATCGGCCGGACCGCGCCGAATGTCTGGTACGCGACCGGCTTCGGCGGCCTCGGGGTCACGCTCACCTCGGCATTTGGTCGCCTCATCGGACAGGCGATCGCCGAGGGCGACGAAACCTGGCGCCTGTTCGAGGCATTTGGCCTGCCCTTCGCCGGCGGCAAGCTCGGCCGCATCCCGGCCCAACTCGTCTACTGGTCGCACAAACTGCGCGCCAGGCTCGGCCCGGCGGGCGCGCACTGA
- a CDS encoding cupin domain-containing protein — translation MSQTPPATTTVVKTIRFDPASAADPSMPTTTREWYADPTGCFKSGFWASAPGRAEIRYDKDELCVILEGVVRLTDGAGDSQTYRAGDTFVIPRGFTGIWETIEPTRKFYAIHRNGGN, via the coding sequence ATGTCTCAGACACCCCCTGCGACCACAACGGTCGTGAAGACCATTCGTTTCGACCCGGCGAGCGCTGCCGACCCGTCGATGCCGACCACGACACGCGAATGGTATGCCGACCCGACCGGCTGCTTTAAGAGCGGCTTTTGGGCGAGCGCACCCGGCCGCGCCGAGATCCGCTACGACAAGGACGAGCTCTGCGTCATTCTCGAAGGCGTGGTGCGCCTGACAGACGGTGCCGGCGACAGCCAGACCTATCGCGCCGGCGACACGTTCGTGATCCCACGCGGGTTCACCGGCATCTGGGAAACCATTGAACCGACGCGTAAATTCTACGCGATCCATCGCAACGGCGGGAATTGA
- a CDS encoding extracellular solute-binding protein, whose translation MKSRALAGLVSVLSIVVAAAPAHAETKELFLYNWSNYMPPDLLKRFEAETGIKVTLDTYDSNETMLAKIQAGGGGYDVVVPSGPTLQTMIRDKLLIEIDASKLANFKNVREPFNHPDYDPARAYSVPYMWGITAIAYDTAKVAGGAKLENSWKELFEPRPEFVGKIGMLKDVGEVIGAAAHYLGYDYCTAKPEEGQKILELLEKQKPAVKLYNSEGTVDRVASGEVAMELMWNGSFHRAHKKLATTAYIFPKEGMNLWGDSLAVPKGAKNVENAKIFINWMMDPKNAAEASNFTGYNNAITGADAYLTPELKADPAINVSPEVTALFRPTKDCPKAALDMDDKIWTRLLR comes from the coding sequence ATGAAAAGCCGGGCTCTCGCGGGATTGGTCTCTGTACTTTCCATCGTCGTCGCGGCGGCGCCGGCTCATGCCGAGACGAAGGAGCTCTTCCTCTACAATTGGTCCAACTACATGCCGCCGGACCTCTTGAAGCGCTTCGAGGCCGAGACCGGCATCAAGGTCACGCTCGACACCTATGATTCGAACGAGACCATGCTGGCCAAGATCCAGGCCGGCGGTGGCGGCTACGACGTGGTCGTGCCGTCCGGCCCGACACTCCAGACCATGATCCGCGACAAGCTGCTGATCGAGATCGACGCAAGCAAGCTCGCGAACTTCAAGAACGTGCGCGAGCCGTTCAACCACCCCGACTACGACCCGGCCCGCGCCTATTCCGTGCCCTACATGTGGGGCATCACGGCAATCGCCTACGACACCGCCAAGGTCGCGGGCGGCGCCAAGCTCGAGAACAGCTGGAAGGAGCTGTTCGAGCCGCGGCCGGAATTCGTCGGCAAAATCGGCATGCTGAAGGACGTGGGCGAGGTGATCGGCGCCGCGGCGCACTACCTCGGCTACGACTATTGCACCGCCAAGCCGGAGGAAGGCCAGAAGATCCTGGAACTGCTGGAAAAGCAGAAGCCGGCGGTGAAGCTCTACAATTCCGAAGGCACGGTCGACCGCGTCGCGAGCGGCGAAGTCGCCATGGAGCTGATGTGGAACGGCTCGTTTCACCGCGCCCACAAGAAGCTCGCGACCACCGCCTACATCTTCCCCAAGGAGGGCATGAACCTGTGGGGCGACAGTCTGGCCGTGCCGAAGGGCGCCAAGAACGTCGAGAACGCCAAGATCTTCATCAACTGGATGATGGACCCGAAGAACGCGGCCGAGGCTTCGAATTTCACCGGCTACAACAACGCGATCACTGGCGCAGACGCCTATCTCACGCCCGAGCTCAAGGCCGACCCGGCGATCAATGTCTCGCCGGAAGTGACGGCGCTGTTCCGGCCGACCAAGGACTGTCCGAAGGCAGCGCTCGACATGGACGACAAGATCTGGACGCGGCTGCTGCGCTGA